The following are encoded in a window of uncultured Ilyobacter sp. genomic DNA:
- a CDS encoding HPr family phosphocarrier protein yields the protein MVSRTVEIKNETGLHTRPGNEFVTMAKTFESKIEVENEAGKVVKATSLLKVLSLGIKKGAKITVHAEGTDADEAVEQLATLLSNLRD from the coding sequence ATGGTAAGCAGAACGGTGGAAATAAAAAATGAAACTGGTTTACATACAAGACCTGGTAATGAGTTTGTAACTATGGCAAAAACTTTTGAATCAAAGATAGAGGTTGAAAATGAGGCTGGTAAAGTTGTAAAAGCAACTTCTCTTCTAAAGGTTCTTTCTCTAGGAATAAAAAAAGGTGCTAAAATAACTGTTCATGCAGAAGGAACAGATGCTGATGAAGCCGTTGAACAACTAGCGACTCTTTTGTCAAATTTAAGAGACTAA
- a CDS encoding alpha-hydroxy-acid oxidizing protein yields MELREVRSNARGKMKGFCNLCTECNGVWCAGQVPGMGGAGTGESFKRSFKKLKNIKLSMKTLHSATNPNTSFTIFGEKLSIPVITAPITGTKFNMGGSVSDQEYINDVVFGSMDAGTIAMIGDTGDANCYIHGIEALKKSGGKGIAIIKPRENSEIITRIKMAEEAGSLAVGVDIDGAGLVTMKLFGQPVGPKTPEELKELVSSTELPFIVKGVLSVEEAKICVGAGAAAIVVSNHGGRVLNHTLAPCEVLSDIVKAVGEDVVVLADGNVREGADIIKYIALGAKGVLLGRPIIWGSIGGRQEGVKTILETIKSQLYQGMILTGSHDIGSINADKIVL; encoded by the coding sequence ATGGAACTAAGAGAAGTAAGATCAAACGCTAGAGGGAAGATGAAGGGGTTTTGCAACTTGTGCACTGAGTGCAACGGAGTTTGGTGTGCCGGTCAAGTTCCGGGAATGGGCGGAGCAGGAACAGGAGAATCTTTCAAAAGAAGCTTTAAAAAATTAAAGAACATTAAATTGTCCATGAAGACTCTCCATAGTGCAACGAATCCGAACACTTCTTTCACCATTTTTGGTGAAAAATTATCCATTCCGGTTATAACAGCTCCTATTACAGGAACAAAATTTAATATGGGTGGAAGTGTTTCCGACCAAGAATATATAAATGATGTGGTGTTTGGTTCGATGGATGCCGGGACCATAGCAATGATAGGAGATACAGGAGATGCTAACTGCTATATTCACGGGATAGAGGCTCTGAAAAAATCAGGCGGGAAAGGAATAGCTATAATAAAGCCTAGAGAAAACAGTGAGATCATTACCAGAATAAAAATGGCAGAAGAAGCAGGGTCACTCGCCGTAGGTGTGGATATAGATGGAGCAGGACTTGTGACAATGAAGCTTTTTGGTCAGCCTGTAGGCCCGAAAACTCCAGAGGAGCTAAAGGAGCTGGTTTCATCTACAGAACTGCCTTTTATAGTAAAGGGAGTTCTCTCAGTTGAGGAAGCAAAAATATGTGTAGGAGCTGGAGCCGCGGCAATAGTAGTGTCAAATCATGGTGGAAGGGTCTTAAACCATACTTTGGCACCTTGTGAGGTCCTAAGCGATATAGTAAAGGCCGTAGGAGAGGATGTAGTGGTTCTTGCTGACGGAAATGTTAGGGAGGGAGCTGACATCATAAAATATATAGCATTGGGTGCCAAAGGAGTTTTATTAGGCAGGCCAATTATCTGGGGATCTATAGGTGGAAGGCAGGAAGGAGTAAAAACTATATTAGAAACTATAAAATCTCAGCTTTATCAGGGAATGATTCTGACTGGATCTCACGATATAGGCTCAATAAACGCAGATAAGATAGTATTATGA
- the ptsP gene encoding phosphoenolpyruvate--protein phosphotransferase, producing MRKFIKGIDASPGVAIGKVYLHKEIELVINTGNIEDIEKEKEKLITSRDKSKEQLIEIRKKTAVKLGEDKASIFDGHITLLEDEDLFDEVVELIEDEEISAENALSRGIESYCEMLGNLEDEYLRERAADLRDIGNRWLHNILGHEMGDLSSLQPNTVIIAKDLTPSDTAQIDLENVLAFVTEIGGRTAHSSIMARSLEIPAVVGTGDVCSHVNGGESIIVDATTGDIIIDPYIEELSQYEKKREAFIAEKEELKMLLDKEAVSVDGTKVDMWGNIGSPNDLAGLHRNGAEGIGLYRTEFLFMNNDRFPTEDEQFEAYKTVVESLEGKPVTIRTMDIGGDKALSYMELPKEENPFLGWRALRVCLDRKDILKTQFRALLRASAFGYVKIMLPMIISLYEVRQAKVILEECKTELREEGVAFDENIQYGIMVETPAVAMRAKYFAKEVDFFSIGTNDLTQYTLAVDRGNENIAHLYDPFNPAVLQAIKMAIDGAHEEGITISMCGEFAGDERATAVLFGMGLDAFSMSAISIPRIKKNIMKLDKKECESLVERLLDMGTAEEIKTVIAEFNSAK from the coding sequence ATGAGAAAATTTATCAAGGGGATAGATGCCTCCCCAGGAGTTGCGATAGGTAAGGTATACCTGCATAAAGAAATAGAACTTGTAATTAATACAGGAAATATAGAGGATATCGAAAAAGAAAAGGAAAAACTTATCACCTCGAGAGATAAATCAAAAGAACAGCTTATCGAAATAAGAAAAAAAACAGCCGTTAAATTAGGTGAAGACAAAGCTTCTATTTTCGATGGTCACATAACTCTTTTAGAAGATGAGGATCTATTTGACGAAGTTGTAGAACTTATAGAAGATGAAGAGATCTCTGCAGAGAATGCTTTGTCACGTGGGATAGAATCTTATTGTGAAATGCTTGGAAACCTAGAAGATGAGTACCTCAGAGAAAGAGCTGCTGACTTAAGAGACATCGGTAACAGATGGCTACACAATATACTAGGACATGAAATGGGAGACCTTAGTTCCCTTCAGCCTAATACAGTTATTATAGCTAAAGATCTGACTCCTTCTGACACTGCGCAGATAGACCTTGAAAATGTTCTTGCATTTGTAACTGAGATCGGCGGAAGAACAGCTCATTCATCTATTATGGCCAGATCATTGGAAATCCCTGCAGTTGTAGGGACCGGAGACGTCTGCAGTCATGTAAATGGTGGAGAGTCTATCATAGTAGATGCCACGACAGGAGATATAATAATTGACCCTTACATCGAAGAGCTCTCACAGTATGAAAAAAAGAGAGAGGCTTTTATCGCCGAAAAAGAAGAACTCAAAATGCTTTTAGACAAAGAGGCCGTTTCTGTAGACGGTACAAAAGTAGATATGTGGGGGAATATAGGAAGCCCTAATGATCTGGCGGGATTACACAGAAATGGTGCAGAGGGGATAGGTCTTTACAGAACAGAGTTTCTTTTTATGAATAACGACAGATTCCCTACTGAAGATGAACAGTTTGAAGCGTATAAAACTGTAGTTGAATCTTTAGAAGGTAAACCTGTAACAATAAGAACTATGGATATAGGGGGAGACAAGGCCCTTTCCTATATGGAACTTCCAAAAGAAGAAAATCCATTTTTAGGATGGAGAGCACTAAGAGTATGTCTAGACAGAAAAGATATATTAAAAACTCAATTCAGAGCACTTTTAAGAGCATCTGCTTTTGGATATGTAAAGATCATGCTTCCTATGATAATATCCCTTTATGAGGTAAGACAGGCAAAAGTTATTTTAGAAGAGTGTAAGACAGAATTAAGAGAAGAGGGAGTAGCATTTGACGAAAATATTCAATATGGTATAATGGTGGAGACTCCTGCCGTTGCCATGAGAGCCAAATATTTTGCAAAAGAGGTAGATTTCTTCTCTATCGGTACAAATGATCTTACTCAGTATACCCTTGCTGTCGACAGAGGAAACGAAAACATCGCACATCTTTATGATCCATTCAACCCTGCTGTACTTCAGGCAATAAAAATGGCCATTGACGGAGCTCATGAAGAGGGAATCACTATATCTATGTGTGGTGAGTTTGCCGGGGACGAGAGAGCCACTGCTGTGTTGTTTGGAATGGGACTAGATGCATTTTCAATGTCTGCCATCTCAATACCTAGAATAAAGAAAAACATCATGAAATTAGATAAAAAAGAGTGCGAGTCCTTAGTTGAAAGACTTTTAGATATGGGTACTGCTGAGGAGATAAAAACTGTTATTGCAGAATTTAATTCAGCTAAATAA
- a CDS encoding PPC domain-containing DNA-binding protein, translating into MRLTEGDDIKKSITEYLAEKNILAGVVLSSVGCVIQGRIRLADGKTVREFQKNLEILSINGTLSLNGSHLHISYGDKEGVVYGGHLVEENIVNTTCELIIGEFFQYSFNRIFDEKTGYKEIEIIERR; encoded by the coding sequence ATGAGATTAACAGAAGGAGATGATATAAAAAAATCCATAACCGAATACTTAGCAGAAAAAAATATACTGGCAGGAGTAGTCCTTTCCTCTGTAGGTTGTGTTATACAGGGCAGGATAAGATTAGCAGATGGTAAGACCGTAAGAGAATTTCAGAAAAATTTGGAGATATTATCTATCAATGGGACTCTATCTCTAAATGGAAGTCACCTTCATATCTCATACGGTGACAAGGAGGGTGTTGTTTACGGGGGACATCTAGTTGAAGAAAATATAGTTAATACAACTTGTGAACTTATTATAGGAGAATTCTTCCAATATTCTTTCAATAGAATTTTTGATGAGAAAACAGGGTATAAGGAAATTGAGATAATTGAGAGGAGATGA